Below is a genomic region from Synechococcales cyanobacterium T60_A2020_003.
GAATATTCATTGCGGAGTCTGAAAAGCGATTTCCGTTCGATGTCATAAAGATGGGAGGTAACTCAATAACCAGCAATACGAAACGGTGAGATCTAGCGGCAGACGTAACCCAACATGGTGTCCATTACGGTGTGCAGGATGCCGCAGCCGTCATCTGTGCCGAGGCTTTTAGGGGCGAAACAAGCTCGTAAGCTCGCTCCACCGCTTGCCAAAGTAAGGGGGAAACATCTTCAAGTCGGGTGCTGCTCGGTGTGGTCGGGGGGAACGGGGCTTCATTCATGGGCGTTTGAGTGTCTAGGGTGTCCAAAATCGGCGAGAGCAAGGTGCGGGCATAGCTGCCGTAGGCAATACCCGCAATGTACGGCTGTTCCGCTGAGGAGAGCCGCATCGATGAGACTACACGCGCTGTGTCTCCTGGGGATGAAAGGGGGGAGGCGATCGCCCGGTTTCGCAGCAATCCGCGCGATCGCAGTTTGTAGACCGTAGAGGCATTGGTTCCGCCTGCAAGCTGCACATATCCGGGCAGGCCAGCATCGAGCACTTTTTGTCCTAGGTGAATGGCGGCGCGGGTGGCTCCTTTGCCGATGTCACCGCTCATGGGGCGACCATCGGTTTGCCAAATTAAGGCACAGGGCAAGGGCGAAATCAGGTCATACAGGGCTTTGAGATAGTCGATTAGTCCTTCACCATCGGGGCAGCTAATGGCAACGAGTTTGAGATGGGGTAACGCTGGGGCGATCGCCTTCCACAGCCGACTAAATTCCGCCACACGTCCGACCTGAGTATGGATTTCAACGGCATCGATATCCTGGAGAACCAGAGGGGCGATCGCCGATGGGGACGATACATAGGATCGCGCTAAAATCTGCTGAATCGGACAAATAGGTAAACAGCGCCCACAGCCGTAGCACTGGGCATCAATCACTCCAGAGTATCCATCCGGCAACTGCTCAAAGACAATGGCGTTGGCAGGACAGATGGCCTCACAGGGGCGGGGACACTCGGTTGGACACTGATTGGGATCAAACTCTGCTTTGCGAAAATGGGGATCTTCGCCATCGTTGAGACTGACCATGAGCCACGGCAATGCACGAAACCCAAAGCCCCGGGCGATCGCCTCTTCCTTCAAGGAATCCGCAACCGCTAGCGCATCCCGCACCGATGCCAGCACAGCGGGATCAGCAGCAACATCAATACAGTCGGCTCCAGCAAGCGTATACGCTAGGGCTAGAGAACGGATGGCAGGGAGGTGTTGAAAACTGGCTCCACAAATTAGCTTGAACCAGTGACCCTCTCTTAGAGAACGTAAGGGATAGTACAAATCAATCACCCCTACATGGTAACCATGTCCATATGAAAATGACTATGGATCCACGGGATCGTTTGCCCTTAGTTTACTATAAACTCTTAGTTTTTCTATAGATGCTATGGCTTTTCCCTAATGATTTCAATGATCCCTGTAGACGATGACCGTGGGGAGAAGAAGAGGGTTACTTGCACGTTTTAGCTCCCCGACCCAATGTCTAAAATTAAGCGAGCCACATTCAGGTAAATAAATACGCCCAGTACGTCTACCGCTGTAGTGATAAACGGGGCAGACATCAAGGCTGGATCGAGGCGGAGGGCTTGGAATAGGAAGGGGAGAGCCGAGCCAGAGACAGAGGCTAAAACAGAAATGGCAACAAGACTCACGCCGACGGCGATCGCCACTGCGAAACTGCCATGCAGCAGATAGGCCCAGCCGGTCACCACGAACCCCAGCATGATGCCTAAGATGACCCCAGCGACTCCTTCTCGTCCGATAATCCAAAAGGCGCGATTGGTCTCGACTTCATTGGTGTTGAGTCCCCGAATCACCACCGTGGACGACTGCGCTCCCACGTTCCCACCTGTGCCGATGAGGAGAGGAATAAAGGCCGTCAGCGCAACCACCTGGCGCAGCACGTCCTCCTGGGAGCGGATCACGGCGCTAGTTGCCGTGTTGGTGAGCAGCAGCACAAACAGCCACACCACCCGTCGCCGCGCCACCGTG
It encodes:
- a CDS encoding 4Fe-4S ferredoxin; the encoded protein is MIDLYYPLRSLREGHWFKLICGASFQHLPAIRSLALAYTLAGADCIDVAADPAVLASVRDALAVADSLKEEAIARGFGFRALPWLMVSLNDGEDPHFRKAEFDPNQCPTECPRPCEAICPANAIVFEQLPDGYSGVIDAQCYGCGRCLPICPIQQILARSYVSSPSAIAPLVLQDIDAVEIHTQVGRVAEFSRLWKAIAPALPHLKLVAISCPDGEGLIDYLKALYDLISPLPCALIWQTDGRPMSGDIGKGATRAAIHLGQKVLDAGLPGYVQLAGGTNASTVYKLRSRGLLRNRAIASPLSSPGDTARVVSSMRLSSAEQPYIAGIAYGSYARTLLSPILDTLDTQTPMNEAPFPPTTPSSTRLEDVSPLLWQAVERAYELVSPLKASAQMTAAASCTP